In a genomic window of Niallia taxi:
- a CDS encoding DsrE/DsrF/DrsH-like family protein, with protein MTEKKKTTIVLFSGDYDKAMAAYIIANGAAAYDHEVTIFHTFWGLNALRKEEDIAVKKGFMERMFGKMMPRGADKMGLSKMNFAGMGPKLIKDIMKKHNAMPLPQLIDLAKEQDVKLVACTMTMDLLGLKQEELLGNIEYAGVAAYLADAENGNVNLFI; from the coding sequence ATGACTGAAAAGAAAAAAACAACCATAGTATTATTTAGTGGTGATTATGATAAAGCAATGGCGGCGTATATTATAGCTAATGGTGCTGCAGCTTATGATCATGAGGTAACTATTTTCCACACTTTTTGGGGGTTAAATGCCTTACGTAAGGAAGAAGATATTGCGGTGAAAAAAGGATTTATGGAAAGAATGTTTGGCAAGATGATGCCTAGAGGTGCTGATAAAATGGGGCTATCCAAAATGAACTTTGCTGGAATGGGCCCTAAGCTGATTAAGGATATTATGAAAAAGCATAACGCTATGCCTTTACCACAATTAATTGATTTGGCTAAAGAACAAGATGTAAAACTTGTAGCTTGCACCATGACAATGGATTTATTAGGACTAAAACAAGAAGAGTTATTAGGTAATATAGAATATGCAGGTGTAGCTGCTTATTTAGCGGATGCTGAGAATGGAAATGTTAATCTATTTATCTAA
- a CDS encoding rhodanese-like domain-containing protein yields the protein MAYLNYIVLALLLFFLMKRVLTIKGVNNITTKELKKELNNKNKQFVDVRTNGEFRGNHIKGFKNIPLHQLAQVAGKDLSKEREVIVICQSGMRSQRASKVLKKLGFKNITNVKGGMSAWY from the coding sequence TTGGCATATTTAAATTATATTGTCCTTGCATTATTACTATTTTTCTTAATGAAAAGGGTTCTGACGATAAAGGGAGTTAACAATATTACCACTAAAGAATTAAAAAAAGAATTAAATAATAAGAACAAACAATTTGTTGACGTTCGAACAAATGGAGAGTTTAGAGGAAACCATATTAAAGGTTTTAAAAATATACCACTCCATCAACTTGCTCAAGTTGCTGGAAAAGACCTTTCGAAGGAAAGAGAAGTTATCGTAATTTGTCAAAGTGGAATGAGAAGTCAACGAGCAAGTAAAGTCTTAAAAAAGTTAGGTTTTAAAAACATAACTAACGTTAAAGGCGGCATGAGTGCTTGGTATTAG
- a CDS encoding rhodanese-like domain-containing protein: MKQMTVKEVEALINEGKKFNIIDVREVDEVATGKIPGAVNIPLGLIEFRMHELEKTNEYIMVCRSGARSGRATQFLKEYGFNVMNMTGGMLAWEGKIE; the protein is encoded by the coding sequence ATGAAACAAATGACCGTAAAAGAAGTAGAGGCTCTAATAAACGAAGGAAAAAAATTTAATATTATTGATGTACGAGAGGTGGATGAAGTTGCCACTGGGAAAATACCAGGTGCGGTTAATATTCCATTAGGGTTAATTGAGTTTCGCATGCATGAATTAGAAAAGACTAATGAATATATCATGGTATGCCGTTCTGGTGCAAGAAGTGGCCGTGCCACACAATTTCTTAAGGAATATGGATTTAATGTAATGAATATGACTGGTGGAATGCTTGCTTGGGAAGGGAAAATAGAATAA
- a CDS encoding sulfurtransferase TusA family protein, whose protein sequence is MKNLKANTILDAKGLACPMPIVKTKKEMNNLEAGQVLEVQATDKGSKADMKAWAESTGHHYLGTMEEGEVLKHYLRKSSNEESNEKKHPNVISNEELEKKMEADKNIVVIDVRENAEFAFNHIPNAISIPLGELENKLNKLNNNDEIYIVCRTGNRSDLAAQKLTENGFKNVFNVEPGMSQWSGKTSSIND, encoded by the coding sequence ATGAAGAATTTAAAAGCTAACACAATTTTAGATGCTAAAGGTTTAGCATGTCCCATGCCAATTGTTAAAACAAAAAAAGAAATGAATAACTTAGAGGCAGGGCAAGTATTAGAAGTTCAAGCGACAGATAAAGGCTCTAAAGCAGATATGAAAGCTTGGGCTGAAAGCACTGGACATCACTATCTAGGAACAATGGAAGAAGGGGAAGTGCTGAAGCATTATTTGCGAAAATCTTCTAACGAAGAATCGAATGAAAAAAAACACCCAAATGTTATTAGCAATGAAGAACTAGAGAAGAAGATGGAAGCAGATAAGAACATTGTAGTTATTGACGTTAGAGAAAATGCAGAATTTGCTTTTAACCATATTCCTAACGCTATCTCTATCCCATTGGGTGAATTGGAAAACAAATTGAATAAGTTAAACAATAATGATGAAATTTATATAGTTTGTAGAACAGGAAATCGTAGCGATCTTGCTGCACAAAAGTTAACTGAAAATGGATTCAAGAATGTATTTAATGTTGAACCAGGTATGAGTCAATGGAGTGGAAAAACAAGTAGTATAAATGATTAA
- a CDS encoding DsrE/DsrF/DrsH-like family protein — protein MNKKVAIIASNGGLFDAYKVFNIATAAAATDQQVSVFFTFEGLNLIHKEAYKQLIMPEGKEQFAEGFIKANVPPIPELVAMAKEMGVKFIGCQMTMDVMGLEKENFVDGVEVGGAVTFLEFANDADVTLTF, from the coding sequence ATGAATAAAAAAGTAGCAATTATTGCAAGTAATGGTGGATTATTTGATGCTTATAAGGTTTTTAACATTGCAACTGCGGCAGCTGCAACCGATCAACAAGTATCTGTTTTCTTTACTTTTGAAGGGTTGAATTTGATTCATAAGGAAGCATATAAGCAATTAATCATGCCTGAAGGTAAGGAGCAGTTTGCAGAGGGATTTATTAAGGCAAATGTTCCTCCCATTCCAGAATTAGTGGCTATGGCAAAAGAAATGGGAGTTAAATTTATAGGTTGTCAAATGACAATGGATGTTATGGGATTGGAAAAAGAAAATTTTGTCGATGGAGTGGAAGTAGGCGGAGCAGTAACATTTCTGGAATTTGCAAATGATGCAGATGTAACTTTAACTTTTTAA
- a CDS encoding MBL fold metallo-hydrolase gives MTVNVMTSKDVTKKVLNKEELFILDVRNESDFIDWKIEGENFEFLNTPYFELLDGVDEIIDEISTSKEVLVVCAKEGSSVMVAEMLSDVGLNVSYLQGGMKAWSEHLEPVKIGDLNDGGEIYQFVRIGKGCLSYMVLSEGEAVVIDSTRMTDIYLDFAVSKGVEIRHVFDTHLHADHISGGRTIAEKTGAVYWLPPKDATEVTFSYQPLEDGNDVTIGNTTINIAALYSPGHTIGSTSFIVDDKYLLSGDILFIDSIGRPDLAGMAEDWVSDLRETLYKRYKVLSKELIVLPAHFMIIAELNEDGSVAEKLGELFAKNHGLHIDDENEFRKVVTENLPPQPNAYQEIRETNMGKMNPELDKQREMEIGPNRCAVR, from the coding sequence ATGACTGTTAATGTAATGACTTCAAAGGATGTAACGAAAAAAGTTTTGAATAAAGAAGAGTTGTTTATTCTGGATGTTCGTAATGAGAGTGATTTTATTGATTGGAAGATTGAAGGAGAAAACTTTGAATTTTTAAATACTCCTTATTTTGAATTACTTGATGGCGTGGATGAAATCATAGATGAAATCTCCACTAGTAAAGAAGTACTGGTTGTTTGTGCAAAGGAAGGTTCATCTGTAATGGTAGCAGAAATGCTTTCTGATGTCGGATTAAATGTTTCCTATTTACAGGGTGGAATGAAGGCATGGAGTGAACATTTAGAACCGGTTAAGATAGGTGACTTGAATGATGGTGGTGAAATTTATCAATTTGTTCGAATAGGTAAAGGTTGTCTATCCTACATGGTGTTATCGGAAGGAGAAGCAGTAGTAATTGATTCAACGCGTATGACGGATATCTATCTTGATTTTGCAGTAAGTAAGGGAGTGGAAATTAGACACGTATTTGATACTCACCTTCATGCTGACCATATTTCCGGAGGACGTACAATTGCTGAGAAAACTGGTGCTGTCTATTGGTTACCACCTAAGGATGCAACGGAAGTGACTTTTTCTTACCAGCCATTAGAAGATGGAAATGATGTAACAATTGGTAATACAACCATTAATATTGCAGCCTTGTATTCACCTGGACATACGATTGGATCTACTTCCTTTATTGTGGATGATAAATACTTGCTGTCAGGCGATATTTTGTTCATTGATTCTATCGGAAGACCTGATCTTGCAGGTATGGCAGAAGACTGGGTGAGTGATTTAAGAGAGACTTTATATAAACGATACAAAGTATTGTCAAAAGAGCTAATTGTCCTTCCAGCACACTTTATGATAATAGCTGAGTTGAATGAGGATGGAAGTGTTGCAGAAAAACTAGGGGAATTGTTTGCAAAAAACCATGGACTCCATATAGATGATGAAAACGAGTTTAGAAAAGTAGTAACTGAAAACTTGCCGCCACAACCAAATGCATATCAAGAAATTCGTGAAACAAATATGGGGAAAATGAACCCGGAATTAGATAAACAACGTGAGATGGAAATTGGACCTAACCGTTGTGCCGTTCGTTAA
- a CDS encoding sulfurtransferase TusA family protein: MDSNKVLDAKGLACPMPIVKTKKAMVDIETGEVLEVHTTDKGALNDLTAWAKSGGHELIKHEDDNGVLKFWIKKG; the protein is encoded by the coding sequence ATGGATTCAAATAAAGTATTAGATGCAAAAGGTTTAGCGTGCCCAATGCCGATAGTAAAGACAAAAAAAGCAATGGTAGATATCGAAACAGGTGAAGTATTAGAAGTCCATACAACAGATAAAGGAGCGCTTAACGATTTAACAGCTTGGGCTAAATCAGGAGGACATGAATTAATAAAACATGAAGACGATAATGGAGTATTAAAATTCTGGATTAAAAAGGGTTGA
- a CDS encoding sulfite exporter TauE/SafE family protein yields MDITIISTIFVIGFVGSFISGMLGIGGAIINYPMLLYIPIMLGVGHFTAHEVSGITAIQVFFATLGGVLAYRKDGFLNKTLIIYMGVSILIGSFIGGLSSTHMPQNGINIVYGILALIAVIMMFLPKRRVEDVHFNQIKFNKWLASLFAFIVGIGAGIVGAGGAFLLVPIMLVVLKIPTRMTIASSLAITLISSIGAVSGKITTGNIPILPALIMVVASLIASPIGANMGKKLNTKVLQGTMGLLILATAVKTWLSIL; encoded by the coding sequence ATGGATATTACTATTATATCTACAATTTTTGTTATTGGATTTGTCGGTTCTTTTATTTCTGGGATGTTAGGAATTGGTGGTGCTATCATCAACTATCCCATGTTGCTATATATACCAATAATGTTAGGAGTAGGACATTTTACAGCACATGAAGTTTCAGGGATTACTGCCATTCAAGTGTTTTTTGCAACACTTGGAGGTGTTTTAGCTTATCGTAAGGATGGATTTCTAAATAAAACGTTGATCATTTACATGGGAGTAAGCATATTAATTGGAAGCTTTATTGGAGGACTCAGTTCTACTCATATGCCGCAGAATGGAATAAATATTGTTTATGGAATCTTAGCTCTTATTGCCGTTATTATGATGTTTCTTCCTAAAAGACGGGTTGAGGATGTTCATTTTAATCAAATAAAGTTTAATAAATGGCTTGCATCCTTGTTTGCGTTCATAGTGGGTATTGGTGCAGGAATTGTAGGTGCAGGTGGAGCATTCTTGTTAGTACCTATAATGCTTGTAGTCCTTAAAATACCAACAAGAATGACGATTGCTTCTTCCTTGGCCATTACATTGATCTCATCCATTGGGGCTGTTTCTGGAAAAATCACAACAGGAAATATACCTATACTACCTGCATTAATTATGGTTGTAGCGAGCTTAATCGCTTCGCCTATAGGTGCCAACATGGGTAAAAAATTGAATACAAAAGTATTACAAGGGACAATGGGTCTATTAATTTTAGCAACTGCAGTGAAGACTTGGTTATCTATCTTATAA
- a CDS encoding ferritin-like domain-containing protein — MVPAAHRQNDIIPLIEKSIDGEFSAIACYQQLINMAPTREQKEIITEIRKDEMRHLNTFSKIYSQLTGQKYNPKITEECPSNFKAGLDFAFHDEQKTVDHYLEISSKTNNEYIREQYKRAASDEQNHAVWFLYFLK; from the coding sequence ATGGTTCCAGCAGCCCATAGGCAAAATGACATAATCCCTTTAATTGAGAAATCTATAGATGGTGAGTTTTCTGCAATAGCGTGTTATCAGCAACTAATAAATATGGCACCAACAAGAGAACAAAAAGAAATAATCACTGAAATTAGGAAAGATGAAATGAGACATTTAAATACCTTTTCTAAAATTTATAGTCAACTAACAGGGCAAAAATACAACCCGAAAATAACTGAAGAGTGTCCTAGTAACTTTAAAGCTGGATTAGATTTTGCTTTTCATGATGAACAAAAGACTGTTGATCATTATTTAGAGATAAGTTCCAAAACAAATAATGAATATATTAGAGAGCAATATAAAAGAGCGGCCAGTGACGAACAAAATCATGCAGTTTGGTTTCTATATTTTCTAAAGTAA
- a CDS encoding cytochrome P450: MSDRATLFKSAKGPKGKFLTGNLDAFRSDPPAFLQQMAEEYGDLAKFRLGPLKKVYLVSNPDMIKQILVTKQQNFVKSDDFKVLKPIFGEGLLTSDKEFHMKQRRLIQPAFKKTHIIDYAQDMINITKEYLSTWKDDEERIITQDMMNITLGIICKTMFSMDFKEGYQVVGKPLETALKLTVKRMRSVIKLPLWIPTRTNRETKKAIKELNRVILEIIQKRRNDPVKYEDMLGILMDARDDENDIGMSDKQLRDEVMTIFIAGHETTANALSWTWYLLSQNPGVEAKLYEEIDNVIGDNEPTPADFMKLTFTQNLIWESMRMFPPSFVTSRKVDKNVEVNGYHFKKGDMILVSQYVMHRKAEYFESPESFIPERFENNFIKTIPQYAYFPFGGGPRVCIGNHFALMEAVLVLVSVAQRFKLNLAPNHHEIKTFPSITLRPRRGIRMILQKRKTTGQ, translated from the coding sequence TTGAGTGACCGTGCTACTTTATTTAAGTCTGCAAAAGGACCAAAGGGGAAATTTCTTACAGGTAATTTGGATGCATTCCGTTCCGATCCACCAGCATTTCTTCAACAAATGGCGGAGGAATATGGCGATCTTGCAAAATTCCGTTTAGGTCCATTGAAAAAAGTTTATTTAGTTTCTAATCCAGATATGATTAAGCAAATTCTTGTAACAAAACAGCAAAATTTTGTGAAATCTGATGATTTTAAGGTATTAAAGCCTATTTTCGGTGAGGGGCTTCTGACTAGTGATAAAGAATTTCATATGAAGCAAAGAAGACTTATTCAACCAGCCTTCAAAAAAACACATATCATTGATTATGCTCAGGATATGATCAATATAACAAAGGAATATTTGTCAACCTGGAAGGATGATGAGGAACGGATAATTACCCAGGATATGATGAATATCACCCTCGGTATTATTTGTAAGACGATGTTCAGTATGGATTTTAAAGAAGGATATCAGGTTGTTGGAAAACCACTTGAAACTGCTTTAAAATTAACCGTTAAAAGGATGAGAAGCGTAATTAAGCTGCCATTATGGATTCCGACGCGTACTAATCGAGAGACTAAGAAGGCAATTAAGGAGCTTAATCGTGTGATTTTAGAAATAATCCAAAAAAGAAGAAATGATCCAGTAAAGTATGAGGATATGCTTGGCATCTTAATGGATGCAAGGGATGATGAAAATGACATTGGTATGTCAGACAAGCAGTTGCGTGATGAAGTGATGACTATTTTTATCGCTGGACATGAAACAACAGCTAACGCCTTGTCATGGACTTGGTATTTACTTTCCCAAAACCCCGGGGTGGAAGCAAAGCTGTACGAAGAAATCGATAACGTTATAGGAGATAACGAGCCAACTCCAGCAGATTTCATGAAATTAACTTTTACTCAAAATCTTATATGGGAATCCATGCGTATGTTTCCTCCATCCTTTGTCACTAGCAGGAAAGTGGATAAAAATGTAGAAGTAAATGGATATCACTTCAAAAAAGGTGACATGATTCTTGTCAGCCAATATGTGATGCATAGAAAAGCCGAATATTTTGAGAGTCCAGAATCCTTCATTCCGGAACGCTTTGAAAATAATTTTATAAAAACCATTCCACAATATGCGTATTTTCCGTTTGGAGGAGGACCAAGGGTATGCATCGGAAATCACTTCGCATTAATGGAGGCAGTTCTAGTATTAGTGTCAGTGGCACAGCGTTTCAAACTTAACTTAGCTCCAAACCATCATGAAATTAAAACATTCCCTTCTATTACACTGAGACCGAGGCGTGGTATACGGATGATACTGCAAAAGAGAAAGACGACAGGCCAATAA
- a CDS encoding RNA chaperone Hfq translates to MAGFELQNSIINNIIKEERFVTVYTTKKGVPIRCKITGNDKFTLLLDVEGKQQLVFKSGISTILAGKQVIKF, encoded by the coding sequence TTGGCAGGTTTTGAATTACAAAACAGCATAATAAACAACATCATAAAGGAAGAAAGATTTGTAACCGTCTATACAACCAAAAAAGGTGTTCCCATCCGCTGCAAAATAACGGGAAATGATAAGTTCACATTATTGCTGGACGTGGAAGGCAAACAGCAATTAGTGTTTAAAAGCGGGATCAGCACGATTTTAGCAGGTAAACAGGTAATAAAATTTTAA
- a CDS encoding DUF3231 family protein has product MTSREVPITSSELANLWMTYQEKTMLLRMLEHFIEHADVEAKPLLQMHYDSTIKAVDLITEIFKEEGAAIPIGFTANDVNNGVPKLFDFLFDIMYLHMMTKVEMSLFSLFCGISYREDINNLFISLTAESQAINNQVTQYLLKKGVLVRPPFVSMPKEVHFVQENQYRNGFGLLGEKRSLNTIEVSLIHHAIETNLVGMQLMIGFAQVAENKAVQDYLVKGMKLSKKIEVDLGEFLRHSYIEPPATHAGKATASKVAPFSDKLMMYNTSLLTSFGLGTNALGGAFSLRNDLPTKMSLLAKDIYTFAQDGGKIMIKNGWMEEPPQMEDRNKLTK; this is encoded by the coding sequence ATGACTTCACGTGAAGTTCCAATTACATCATCTGAATTGGCGAATTTATGGATGACGTATCAAGAAAAAACGATGTTGCTAAGAATGCTGGAACATTTTATAGAGCATGCTGATGTGGAAGCGAAGCCGCTTTTACAAATGCATTATGATAGCACTATTAAAGCAGTTGATTTGATTACGGAAATTTTCAAGGAAGAAGGAGCTGCAATCCCAATCGGTTTTACTGCGAATGATGTCAATAATGGTGTACCTAAGCTGTTTGATTTCCTTTTTGACATCATGTATTTACATATGATGACGAAAGTGGAAATGAGCTTATTTTCCCTTTTTTGTGGGATTTCCTATCGGGAGGATATTAATAATCTTTTTATTAGTTTGACGGCTGAATCACAAGCAATTAACAACCAAGTAACACAATATTTGTTAAAGAAAGGCGTTTTAGTTCGGCCACCATTTGTTTCCATGCCAAAAGAAGTGCATTTTGTGCAAGAAAATCAATACAGAAATGGTTTTGGTTTGTTAGGTGAAAAAAGGTCTTTAAATACGATAGAGGTTTCACTCATTCATCATGCAATTGAAACAAATCTTGTAGGTATGCAATTAATGATTGGGTTTGCTCAAGTAGCGGAAAACAAAGCTGTTCAAGACTACCTTGTTAAAGGCATGAAATTATCAAAAAAAATCGAGGTTGATCTAGGAGAATTTCTGCGGCACAGCTATATAGAACCTCCAGCAACCCATGCAGGAAAAGCAACTGCCTCCAAAGTCGCGCCTTTTTCAGACAAATTAATGATGTATAATACTAGCTTATTAACTTCATTTGGACTTGGAACAAATGCATTAGGCGGTGCATTCAGCTTGCGCAATGATCTTCCTACAAAAATGTCACTACTTGCAAAAGACATATACACATTTGCGCAAGATGGCGGGAAAATTATGATTAAGAACGGGTGGATGGAGGAGCCTCCACAAATGGAGGATCGGAATAAGCTGACTAAATGA
- a CDS encoding YitT family protein, with protein sequence MKQINYYTSLVVGTLIISLSFTLLQGPNQIASGGLTGASLIISNILHLPSSLVLWGATVFLLLVCSYFLGIQLLVKSIVGSLLIPLFVYLTNGMPVLTNDPLLASIFGGLGVGIGLGIVFRAGGNTGGFTLIAQLLFQLKSVKHSTTVLCLDALVMIAGGIVFSPENALYALVGAFITRKTMDVIQGNKKGSKVAYIISSKEYENEISNKVLHRLDRGLTKLTGSGGYTNTERIIMMIVLHPSKVNDLKNLVQSIDHQAFIIMSDATEVFGEGFNSSGLSLGKG encoded by the coding sequence TTGAAACAAATAAATTATTATACGTCACTAGTGGTAGGCACTCTTATTATTTCTTTATCATTTACCTTATTACAGGGCCCGAATCAAATTGCTTCTGGAGGGCTTACAGGTGCATCGCTAATTATAAGCAATATATTACACTTGCCTTCATCCTTGGTTTTATGGGGAGCTACAGTATTTTTATTATTAGTTTGCTCTTATTTTCTAGGAATACAATTGTTGGTGAAATCTATTGTCGGTTCACTGTTAATACCGCTTTTCGTCTATTTAACGAATGGGATGCCGGTTCTAACAAATGATCCATTATTGGCATCGATATTTGGTGGATTAGGTGTTGGGATTGGATTAGGTATTGTCTTCCGTGCAGGTGGTAATACAGGAGGATTCACATTAATCGCACAATTGCTTTTTCAGTTAAAATCGGTTAAGCACAGCACAACGGTACTATGCTTGGATGCACTTGTTATGATTGCTGGTGGAATAGTGTTTTCGCCTGAAAATGCATTGTACGCCTTAGTTGGAGCCTTCATAACACGTAAAACAATGGATGTCATCCAAGGTAATAAAAAGGGTTCAAAAGTTGCGTACATTATCTCTTCCAAGGAGTATGAAAATGAAATAAGCAATAAGGTATTACATAGGCTTGACAGAGGCTTAACAAAACTGACAGGGTCTGGCGGTTATACAAATACGGAAAGAATTATTATGATGATTGTCCTTCATCCATCAAAAGTAAATGACTTAAAAAACCTGGTTCAAAGTATAGATCATCAGGCTTTTATTATTATGAGTGATGCAACTGAAGTGTTTGGCGAGGGGTTTAACTCTTCTGGACTTTCATTAGGAAAAGGTTAA
- a CDS encoding OsmC family protein: MKISTTWTGGMAFLGKTPSGHELKMDAAEQVGGNNTGARPTELLLQAVAGCTGIDIVSILSKMRLEIVSFEMELNGTRAEDYPQRFTEVHIHYSLEGDLPEEKVVRAIQLSKDKYCSVSNSINANITVSYSINDKERKQLS; the protein is encoded by the coding sequence ATGAAAATATCAACAACATGGACAGGCGGGATGGCGTTTTTAGGGAAAACACCTTCTGGACATGAATTAAAAATGGATGCTGCAGAACAAGTAGGTGGCAATAATACTGGTGCAAGGCCAACAGAATTACTTCTCCAAGCAGTCGCTGGTTGTACGGGAATAGATATCGTCTCAATTTTAAGTAAAATGCGTTTAGAAATAGTTTCCTTCGAAATGGAATTGAACGGTACACGTGCAGAGGATTATCCGCAGCGATTTACAGAGGTCCATATTCATTACTCACTTGAGGGTGATTTGCCCGAAGAAAAGGTAGTGCGTGCTATTCAACTTTCAAAGGATAAATATTGCTCAGTATCTAATTCCATAAACGCGAATATTACTGTCAGCTATTCCATTAATGATAAGGAGCGCAAACAGCTATCGTAA
- a CDS encoding NUDIX hydrolase: MQEGQIRAIVICVFNKNDTILVCEGFDEVKQEYYYRPIGGGIEFGETSKEALIREVQEEINAKIEHVKYLGTIENIFSYNGMHGHEMVTVYDAMFVDETFYEKPVFFGQEDNGETFKLLWKPISDFGTGRLRLVPENLLRLL, from the coding sequence ATGCAGGAAGGGCAAATTCGAGCAATTGTTATATGTGTATTTAACAAAAATGATACAATCCTAGTATGTGAAGGCTTTGATGAGGTTAAGCAGGAGTATTATTACCGGCCGATTGGCGGTGGAATTGAATTCGGAGAAACAAGTAAGGAAGCATTAATTCGGGAAGTACAGGAAGAAATTAATGCAAAGATAGAGCATGTAAAGTATTTAGGGACAATTGAAAATATCTTTTCATATAATGGGATGCATGGACATGAAATGGTTACAGTTTACGATGCCATGTTTGTAGATGAAACATTTTATGAAAAACCTGTCTTTTTTGGCCAGGAGGATAATGGAGAAACATTTAAACTGCTATGGAAACCTATTAGTGATTTCGGAACAGGAAGGTTAAGATTAGTTCCAGAGAATTTGCTACGGTTGCTGTAA